The Camarhynchus parvulus unplaced genomic scaffold, STF_HiC, whole genome shotgun sequence genome segment ccccgagCCCCCGAACcccccagcctcagcagctcctgggggcgggggtcaccccaaatcccagcgaCCCCTCCCGagcccccccccagcccccccagccccactcaccGCCCCCCCCTCGCTGTCCCCCCCACTCCcggggctcagcagcagctccaggaaatcGATGTCCAGAACGGAGATGAAATCTGGGGGGGCAATGAGGGACCCGCAGTGACCCCCCGCAGTGACCCCCCCGCAGTGACCCCCAGTGAtccccccagtgacccccagtgaccccccacccccagagcccccagagtGACCCCCCCAGTGACCCCCGGAGgacccccagtgaccccccagtgacccccagtgacccccagtgaccccagtgacccccagtgacccccaggtgacccccgtgaccccccagtgacccccagtgacccccgcagtgacccccagtgacccccagtgacccccagtgacccccagtgacccccagtgaccccccagtgacccccagtgaccccccagtgacccccagtgaccccccagtgaccccccagtgacccccccagtgacccccagtgacccccagtgacccccccccccagtgacccccagtgacccccccagtgacccccagtgaccccccagtgacccccagcgATCGCCCGGCCCGGGAAATGGCTTGGACCATGGGGAGTCCCATTCTGGggtcccattttgggggtcccattttggggttcccgtTTGGGGTCCCGTTTGGGGGTCccatttgggggtttttccttGGGGTCCGTTTTGGGGGTCCCATTTTAGGGGGTTCCCGTTTGGGGTCCGTTTTGGGGGTCCCGTTTGGggtcccattttgggggttcccgTTTGGGGTCCGTTTTGGgggtcccattttggggttcccgtTTGGGGTCCGTTTTGGGGGTCCCGTTTTGGGGTCCCGTTTTGGGGGTCCTGCTTTGGGGGTccgttttgggggttttggggtccctttggggtcccattttggggtcccattttggggttcctctGCAGGTCCGTTTTGGGGCCCCTCCCCTCTGCAGGTCCAGCCCTCAGCGGAACACGGAGCCGTCATCGACCAACAGCCTggggggggggcacgggggggtcaGCGGCCCCAAACACCCCCCgcatccccaaaaaccccccaaaaaatcccaaaatccccccagatccccaaaaaatcacccaaaaaaacccaaaccccctcccagaccccctaaaaaacaaaaaaaaacccccaccccccggacccccaaacccccggccccccccggTCGCACCTGAGCCCCCCCGGGCGGGGGTCGGGGCCGCTCCCGCAGGTCACGCTCAGCGTCTCGGCCGCCAGCAGCACCCgcagcggcagcggcggccTGGGGGGCACACCCGGGTCAGCCCCCCCGAGGGGatggggggctcggggggctcccccctccccaaacaccGCAGACTGGGGTcagacccctcccccaccccattccccgccctggtttggggtgtcccactcaggggaccccaaaatcagcaccccccccaaaaagggacTGATGTCCCCCCCAAAAGCACCCCCAGTTTGGGGTGACTCCCCTCTCACaacccccattttggggtcaccCCCCCATTTCAGGGTCTCCCTCCATTTTGGGATCCCATTTTTGATGTCCCACTCTGTTTTTGGGCCCACCCCCCGTTTTTGgccccccattttggggtgcccccccATTTTTGGCGCCCCCAATTTGGGGAGCCCACCTGTAGTCGAGGCCGCAGCGCTGCAGGTGCAGGTGCAGCTGGGTCAGGGGGGTGGGGGCCGTGTACCCCAAAACCGGCTCGTcctccagggccagcagggccagcagctggggaacGGGGAAAGGGGGAgcccgggaaccccaaaatgagaaaatgccGGGGAAAACCCAGAAATGGGAAAACACcggaaaaaaaccccaaaaataggAAATCTtccaaaaccctcccaaaacGGGAACAGCAAAAGAGTGCCAAAACGTgaaagcccccaaaaaaccccaaaccaggaaaaacaaaaaaaacctcaaaccaggaaacctcccaaaaacccccaaaaccaggaaACCTCCAAGAAAAACCCTGACCCCCCAGGagtcccaaaaatctccaaaaatggGAACGAGCACGGCAGCCCCAGAAAcggaaccccccaaaaatgagaaCCCCAAAagtgaaaaccccaaacacgagaaccccaaattcccccccaggGTTCCCCCTTTGGGGTCCCCCCTCACCTGCTGGTAccagggggtcccgggggggtcgGGCCGCTGTCTCAGCATCAGCCCCTCCAGGGCCAGCgccacctccagctcctgggcacgggggggacatcgggggggacatcggggggggCACGGGAGGTGCCACCCCCCCCCGCCGgggtccccaaagcccccccagggtccccaaagcccccccgTTCGTGTCCCCCCCGTGTTCTCCTGTCCTGTgatcccctgctgtccccaccttGCTGTCCCCCAtccccgtgtccgtctgtccccctgtgtccccctgtccccccattTCCATCTGtccccctgcctgtcccacctTGCTGTCCCCCTGGGGCTCAGTTTCCCGCTCATTGCCAGCgcctctgtgtccccctgtccccagtccccgtccccatgtccccactgtgtccgtctgtccccccgcgtccccctgtctgtcccacCTTTGTGTCCCCACCGGGGCTCAGTTTCCCGCTCATTGCCAgccccctgctgtccccatgtccccgtgtccgtctgtcccccccCGTCCCACCTTGGTATCTCCCTGGGGGCTCAGTTTCCCGCTCATGGCCAGCGCCATCatccgcggggccgggggggtgCCGGGGGGGGGCGCGGGCTCCTCCCAGGGCACcagggtggggagcaggggggggggcggccccggcccctccccctccGCGGGCACCGGGCCtgggggggagggggcacatggtgggggaggggctggggaccccaaatGGGGCACGAGCCCCCCCAGAAACAAcgaaccccccccaaaaatcagggACACCCCCAAAGCAGGACCCTTCATGCCCGCCCCCAATTTTCAGGGTATCCCCCCCATTTCTGACACCCCCTCCCTCACCCCCCCGCCATCTTAGGAACTCCCCCCACGGTTGGGCCCCTCCCCCATTTCCACCCCCACGCCCCCCGGTTTTGGCATCCCGTGCAGCCCCCCccattttgggttatttttggggtgttttcggGGTGTTTCAGTACCGTGCAGCCCCCATTTCGAGGTATTTTCGGGGTattttcagggtgtttttggggcatttttggggtattttcaggGTGCTTTCGCGGTGTTTTCGGGGTATTTTCGGggtattttcaggatattttcgGTGTGTTTTCGGGGTGTTTTCAGAGTattttcagggtgtttttggggcgttttgggggtatttttggggtatttttggggtattttcagggtgttttcagggtgtttttggggtattttcagggtgtttttggggtattttcggggtattttcagggtgttttcggggtgtttttggggtattttcggGTGTTTTCGCGGTGTTTTTGCGGTGTTTTCGGTGTGTGTTCGCAGTGTTTTCGGGGTGTTTTCACGGTGTTTTCGCGGTGTTTTCGGGGCGTTCCGGTACCGTGCAGCAGGCGCAGGCTCCGGGCGTCGGCGCAGGCCCGGGACAGCCCCCGCACCCCCCCCGGGCGGGGGAGGACACAGagccgcccctcccccagctccagctccagccgCGAGCCCGGGAGAGCCCCCCtggaggggaccccaaaaacagcaTTGCATACTGCCCCTCCCCCACAGCCTGCCCCGcccccacagcctgtccctcccctggaggggaccccaaaaacagcaTTGCATACTGCCCCTCCCCCACAGCCCGGGAGAGCCCCCCAGGACGCAGAGGAGTGACCCAGAGTGACCCAGGGTGACCCAGAGTGACCCAGGGTGACCCAGGGTGACCCAGGGTGACACAGGGTGACAGTTGGGGACACAAGGGGACAGTCAGGGACCCCCCTCACCTCGGGGGGACACTCGGCGGTGACACGGCCCCAGGGCACGGTGACCAGGATGGCGCCGCCGCTccgggggggcccgggggggtccccgatgtccccagggtCCTGCGGGGACCCCCCGCGGCCTTCATCGTCCTCATCCTCATCGTCATCGTCCTCCGAGTctgggggacagcggggggtCAGGGGGCACCAGAGAcggggggacactgagggggacactggggacccctggggacagccaggtgacacccacagccagggcacaccCGGGGGACActcaggatttgggggggtcccagggtctcacctgtgcccagcccggacctgcagggcctgaagggggCGGGGCCTTCTGAATGGGTGGAGTCTTCCAAAGAGGCGCAGTCCTCCGAGGGGGCGTGGTCTCCGCAGGGGGCAGGGCCTgccgggggggcggggccggccggctcccagagcaggaggtcGTTGTTGATCCTGGGGGGGTCCGGGGGTCAGGAGGGGCTTGGGGggctcctcccctcccccaacCTCAGGGGTCCCCCAGGCCCAGGTGTGCCCCGCCCCCCTCACCTGCGGCCGTTCAGGagccccccaggtgtgcccggggtttggggtttggggtttgtccCCAGGTTTCGGGGATCCCCCTCAGGGTGGGGCACCCCCTCACCTGCCaccccctcacctgtcccccgCGTCCCGCCCCCGTGTCCCTCACCTGTTGTAGAGGCGCTGCAGCAGCTCGGGGGGGCTCAGGCTCAGGTGCGCCCGCGGCAGCGTCACCTGCAGGCTCCAGGGGGCCCCGCCCAGGGCCCCGCCCACGAACGCCCCCAACTCCTCGGGGGTCCcgggcagcaccagctggggggggacaggtgggggggggctcagggacctcaggattttggggagggggctcaggaacccccagagccccccccgatattttggggaggggtctgcaCCTCGTGGCTCTCGTAGATGCTGCGCCGGGCGGAGAACGGGGTCggggggggccctgggggggggccctgggggggTCGCGTTCAGCGTCACCTCCAGCCTGGGGGAGGAACACGGGGGGTCAGTCATGGgggagccccaaatcccccagcacccagggtccaaggagaccccaaaaatggacccCAGGGACgcctccccaccccaaaattgacccttgggacccccaaaaaggGATCCGAGGACCCCCCAGCCCAAAAATAGATCCCAGAGACCCTCCCAACCCCCCGGACCCCCAGGGAGCCCCCCAAAAAGGGAACCCGAGGACCCCCCAGCCCAAAATGGACCCCCTGGAACCCCCCAAGTACCGACCCCGGGGCCCCCCCGCTCAcgtgggcaggctgggggcgccccccgggccgggcccgggctcGGCtctcaggcagggcagggtcccCATGTCCTCGGCCTCGTACGTCACTGGGGGcggggggacagcagggggacacGGCTGTGACCTCGTGcgccccccccgcgccccccccgtATCACAGCCCCGCCCCCCAGCCGTACCTGGTTCTGTCCCCACCAACCCCCCAGcaatgtccctgctgtcccctcccccctgcccccccaaCACCCCCCCGTGCCCCGCCAAacccccctcccacccctgtCCCATCCCCCACGCCCCCCCACCCTGTCTCATGTccccccccatatccccccccATGTgcccccccatcccctcctggcccctccccctgtcccccctgaTTCCCCCCCCCACTCACCCTCCAGGTGGTCGCAGGCCatggccccgccccccggccccgcccatCCCCTGGCCCCGCCCAGCCCCACCCGGAGGCTCTCGGGGCCGGGGGGGAGGGGTGCGCAGGGGGGCGGGGCGAAGGTCGgtcaggggcagccacagccgcAGCCCCGCCCCCGGCACCGCCCACCGCACCAGGGGCCACGCCCACCGCACCTGGGGGGCGGGGCAGCATCAAGACATGCCTGGGAATTGTGATGAAGCCACACCCACAGCAAGCCCCTCCCTTCAGCCACACCCATTAGTGAAGCCCCTACCATCAATCACACCCATTAATTATGCCACGCCCCACAGTCACACCCACCAACCAAGCTCCTCCCACCTCCAGAGCTCCTCCCACTTCAGGCCCCTCCCATCCCAAGCCCACATTGGCCCCACCCATTAAGCCCCTCCCCATTGCCCCGCCCCTTCCCAGTCCCACCCACCTCCTCGGGGGGCGTGTCCCGCTCTGTGGGCGTGTCCGTGCCGCGGTGGGCGTGgcccagcagggcctggagggcGGGGCCGAGGCGCTCGAGCAGCCCCAGGTCCAGCTCGGCCTCGGGGGGGCTcagctgcacccccagctccagcgGGGGGCCCTGGGGGGCGCCGGGGTCAGGGGGGGcgtgggggggctggggggtggggTTGGACCCgacccccccagagcccccccggagccccgccccctccccaaatcccgcctgggggggcagaggggccccccctcccccactcaCCTTGGGCAGGGGCGGGGCcccggggggggcggggccgggggggccccAGCGGAGGCGGAGCACGGGCTgggcgggggcggggctggCGTCCGGGGgggcagggaaatgcaggacctgggggcaggggacagggatgggtgggGTGGCCACACCCAGACAGGCCCCGTGCATCCTGCCCCCCATAGCCACGCCCatttcccacctccctgctggccacacccCCTCCCTCAGGCTccaccccacagctgcctgcagcagccaggccatgCCCACTTCCAGGCCACACCCACCAGCCCCACCTCTCTCTAGGCCTAGCCCCACAGCCCCGCCCTCTCCAAGCCCCACCCACCTTTAGCCACACCCTCCTGGCCCCACCTGCCCCGGCCACACCCTGGCCCCACCCATCTGGATGTGGTCTGAccacacccccagccccgcccaCCTGTATCCGGTCAGGctccgcccccggccccgcccaccTGTATCCGGTCAGGCTCCGCCCccggcagctcctcctgcagctccaggcgGGCGAGAGAGAGCCCCCCCCGGggcccccccgcgcccccccgggacagccacagctgggccCCCCCCgcacacagcctggggacagacggacggacagtgagggacagacggacagacagagctgggcCTCCCCCCTGGCACAGAGACTGGGGACAGATGGACGGACGGACAgtgagggacagacagacggacacagCTGGGCCCCCCCCgcacacagcctggggacagacGGACGGTGAGGGACAGACcgggggacaggggaggggacagtgggggggACAAGGAGAGGACAAtgggaggggtcctggggggacaAATTTGGGGACAAAACAGGGATGAaagagcacaggcacagggggGGACACGGATGGGAGGCgatgaggggatttggggacacccgAGTGGGGGGGGGCACAAGGGGTGTGGCCTCACCTGAGGTGGGGGAAGGGCAGGGCGTGGTCCCAGGCTGGGTGGGCGTGGCCATCGCAGAGCTCCGCCCACAGGCGCTGGTGGGCGGGGCTGGGAGCCCCTCCCAGCTCGGGCAGGAGGGCGGTGACGGTGCCCAGGGTCACCTGCAGCCGCAGAGACCCCCCCCGGGAGGGGGGACCCCGGCCTGGGCAGggggtcaggggctgggggggtgcAGGGAACCCCCCGGACCCCCCAGGGAACCCCCTGGGCCTGGGGAACCCCCCAGGGAATCCCCCAGGGaatcccccagggctggggaaccCCCCCCGGACTCACCTGGGGGGGCGCCGctgtggggggaggggcggcggcaccgggggctgccctgctggtgGGGGAGGGGTGCACGGGACGGGgtcaaaccccaaaattttccccaaaaatgatcccaaattcccctgtCTGCATCCCCCAATtcaacccccaaaaatcccccccagccccaatcagccccccatatcccccccccaaaataagACCCCATTCCCcttccaggacccccaaaaattccccccagaatccctccccaaaaaccccaaataaacccccaacccctcccccaaacaccccaaataaaccccccaGGATCCTCCCTgaggaccccaaaccccccaaagccccccagactcacggcagggctgggggaggggctgccCGTGGGGGTCTCCTCGGGGGGGGCAGCGCTGTCCCCCGCCCAGGGACCCCGTCATGGAGTAGAACAGctctgggggggggggggaaagaggtgagaaaccccaaaaacacccccaaaatccccaaaaccacccccaaaatccccaaaaacaccccctaaatccccccccaaaaaccccaaaatccccccaaaaaaaccccaaaatccccccagaccccccaaaacccttgggacccccccaattcctcccccaaaacccccaagcccccccagccccccaagccccccccaaaatccaccccagagccccccaacccctcccccagcccccccaaaccccccccaaaatccacccccgagcccccccagcccctccccccctcaCCGCTGccgggggggctcggggggtcgcgccccccccccagcccccggcTCAGCTCCCGCTCGATCAGCGCCAGGTCCTGCGGGCCCAGGGGGCGGCTGCGGCCACGGGGGGGCGACACTGGGGGGACGGGGGGGGGCAGAGCCCCAAATGACACCGtgcacccaaaaatcaccccaaaatagctTACTGCACCCCGAAATGACACACTGCACCCCGAAATGACACACTGCACCCCGAAATAACACACTGCACCCCAAAATAACACACTGCACCCCGAAATAACACAGTGCACCCCCAAATGACACAGTGCACCCCGAAATGACACCGtgcacccaaaaatcaccccaaaatagctTACTGCACCCCGAAATGACACACTGCACCCCGAAATAACACACTGCACCCCAAAATGACACACTGCACCCCGAAATAACACACTGCACCCCGAAATAACACAGTGCACCCCCAAATGACACAGTGCACCCCGAAATGACACCGtgcacccaaaaatcaccccaaaatagctTACTGCACCCCAAAATAACACACTGCACCCCGAAATGACACACTGCACCCCGAAATGACACACTGCACCCCAAAATAACACACTGCACCCCGAAATAACACACTGCACCCTGAAATGACACACTGCACCCCGAAAACCGCCCCTGAAATAACACactgcaccccaaaaaaccGCCCCTGAAATAACACACTGcaccctaaaaaaaaacccccgaAATAACACAGTGCACCCCAAGCACCCTCCCCAAAATAACACACTGCCCCCCAAAATGATACactgcaccccaaaaatcaccgcAAATCAACACgctgcaccccaaaaactgcccccaaaaaacaaactgcCTCAAACAGCCCCTAAAATAACACTCAgccccctaaaaccccccaagataccccacagccccctcaaaaattacccccaaaataccACGCTGCCCCCCaaccccccctgcccccccaaaAGGAGCTCAGGTGCTCGGggagccccccagcccagccccccgGGGTTGGGGGTCACTCACCGGGGGGGTCGAgggcccccagcagcccccgcAGGATCCCCAGCAGGGgggggggcagcagcaggtgcagggCCCCCACCTTCCCCTCCAGCTCCACCTGGGCACGCCACGGTCACGCACAGAACGCCAAAAAAcgccaaaaatcccaaaaacaccaaaatcccaacaatccccaaaaacccccaaatccccaaaaacaccaaaaatcccaaatacaccaaaatcccaaatacagcaaaatcccaacaatccccaaaaccaccaaaatccccaaatcagcaaaaacaccaaaaatcccaaaaatccccaaatccccaaatacaccaaaatcccaacaatccccaaatcccaataCCATTCCAAACCCAATCCCcgaatcaccccaaaaaaccaaaatcccaaaatcccaacaccaaaatcccaaaaatccaaatccaccaaacaaaacaccaaaaatcccaaaaatccccaaatccccaaaacaccaaaatcccaacaatccccaaaaacaccaaaatcccaaaaatcccaaatacaccaaaaatccccaaatccccaaatacACCAAAATCCCAACAATCCCCAAAtacaccaaaatcccaaaaatccccaaatccccaaaaacaccaaaaatcccaacaatccccaaatccccaataCTATGCTCCAAAAACCCCGAAATCCCCCGGAATCagcccccaaaaacaccaaaatcccaaaaatcccaaatacaccaaaatcccaaaaacccccaaatccccaaaaacaccaaaaatcccaaaaatccccaaatccccaaaaacaccaaaatcccaacaatccccaaaaacaccaaaatcccaaaaatcccaaatacacCAAAATCCCAACAATCCCCAAATAcatcaaaatcccaaaaatccccaaatccccaaaaacaccaaaaatccccaaaacaccaaaaatcccaacaatccccaaatccccaataCCACGCTCCAAAAACCCCGAAATGCCCCGGAATCagcccccaaaaacaccaaaatcccaaactccccaaaagcagaccccaaaaacaccaaaaccaccaaaaacccccaaaaccccaaaactgagctCCCACCCCCCTCCAGTCCTccccagtccgtcccagtccgttcccagtccatcccagtataacccaatccattcccagtcccccccatccctcccagtccccccagtgcccccagtgcccccaatccccccccagtgccccccaatcctcccagtgccccccaatcctcccagtgcccccagtgcccccccaatccccccaatccccccccagtgcccccagtgcccccccagtgccccccaatcctcccagtgcccccagtgcccccagtgcccccaatcccccccaatccccccagtgccccccagtgcccccagtgcccccagtgcccccagtgccccccaatcccccccccagtgcccccagtgccccccaatccccccgcccccagtgccccccaatcctcccagtgccccccaatcccccagtgcccccagccccacccccGGGCCCGGCACGTTCTCGTTCTGCTTCAGGCGCAGCCACAGCTCCGCGGGGCCCGGCAGGAGAGCGGCCAGCACGGGGGGGGGCACGGCcacctgggggcacagaggggacactgaggggacaccgtGACACAGGTGGGCTCCAGGtgtcctgtgcctgtgcccagggcaggggtgacacagagggacacgggggggacacgaTGGTGACgcacaggtggcacaggcacagaggtCAGGGGTGACATCAatgtggcacagggacacagagggatgcaggggtggcacagggctggcacaggggtgtcacaggtgtggcacaggggtgtcacaggtgtggcacaggggtggcacaggggtggcacaggggtgtccAGGAgtgtcacaggtgtgtcacaggggtggcacaggggtgtcacaggtgtggcacaggggtggcacaggggtggcacaggggtgtcacaggtgtgtcacaggggtgtcacaggtgtgtcacaggcgtggcacaggggtggcacaggggtggcacaggcgTGTCACAGGCGTGTCACAGGAGTgtcacaggggtggcacaggggtgtcacaggtgtgtcacaggggtgtcacaggtgtggcacaggggtggcacaggtgtggcacaggggtggcacaggggtggcacaggggtgtcacaggtgtgtcacaggtgtggcacaggggtgtccaggggtgtcacaggggtggcacaggggtgtcacaggggtggcacaggtgtgtcacaggtgtgtcacagggGTGTCCAGGAGTGTCACAGGCgtgtcacaggtgtgtcacaggtgtggcacaggggtgtcacaggtgtgtcacaggggtgtcacaggtgtggcacaggggtggcacaggtgtggcacaggggtggcacaggggtggcacaggggtgtcacaggtgtgtcacaggtgtggcacaggggtgtcCAGGAGTgtcacaggggtggcacaggggtgtcacaggggtgtcacaggagtgtcacaggggtggcacaggggtgtcacaggggtgtcacagggGTGTCCAGGAGTGTcacaggtgtggcacaggggtgtcacaggggtggcacagggggtgtcacaggtgtggcacaggggtggcacaggtgtgGCACAGCCGTACCTGTGCCCAGGgcgggggcagctcctgccacagcagcctcagGTCGCGCAGCCGCAGCCCCTTGTGCAGCACGGCCGGGGGGCCCCCGCCCCCCCCAGAGTCCTCGTACTccaccctggggacacaaaCACACCTGAGGTACACCTgagacacctggggacagctggggacacacctgagacacctggggacagctggggacagctggggacacccgAGGGCCCCCCACGCACACCCGggtgctccccagcccctcccccctcacctgggcaggtgcagctccagggccccccccgggccccccccggGCTGAGCGGGCAGCTCCAGGCGCAGCTCGGTGTCCTCCAGCAGCACGTGCAGCCGCCGCAGCACtgcgggggacacggggacagcggggacattgAGAACACTGGGTCCCCAGggtcccccctgtccctgtcccctctgtccctcagtgtccccagtgtcccccagtgtcacctgtccccccaatgtcccccccatatccccaatgtccccccagtgtccccaatgtccccaatgtccccccagtgtccccagtgtcccccctgtgtccccagtgtccccccaatgtccccccagtgtccccaatgtccccccaatgtccccccagtgtccccagtgtccccagtgtccccccagtgtccccccagtgtcccccagtgtccccaatgtccccccaatgtcccccaatgtccccccgtgtccccagtgtcccccgtccccagtgtccccccagtgtcccccagtgtccccccaatgtccccccagtgtccccaatgtccccaatgtccccagtgtccccccaatgtccccccagtgtccccagtgtccccagtgtccccccccaatgtcccccccagtgtcccccagtgtccccaatgtccccaatgtccccccagtgtccccccaatgtccccccagtgtcccccagtgtccccagtgtcccccagtgtcccc includes the following:
- the LOC115916253 gene encoding basic proline-rich protein-like — encoded protein: MPRWARGWPEALKARAARYALQRWLGPFLEEPLRLEQLGLDLRGGTGSLRELRLRAAAVDELLAGAAAPLELREGGLGAVTVSVPWAQLGSEPVRLRLQRLRLVLRPRPPGSPGPGSPPPGGSQQGRDPPPEPPPLEGLEALAVTIDTVLRRLHVLLEDTELRLELPAQPGGGPGGALELHLPRVEYEDSGGGGGPPAVLHKGLRLRDLRLLWQELPPPWAQVAVPPPVLAALLPGPAELWLRLKQNENVPGPGVELEGKVGALHLLLPPPLLGILRGLLGALDPPVSPPRGRSRPLGPQDLALIERELSRGLGGGRDPPSPPGSELFYSMTGSLGGGQRCPPRGDPHGQPLPQPCRQPPVPPPLPPQRRPPRPGSPLPGGVSAAAGDPGHRHRPPARAGRGSQPRPPAPVGGALRWPRPPSLGPRPALPPPQAVCGGGPAVAVPGGRGGAPGGALSRPPGAAGGAAGGGA